In a single window of the Daphnia carinata strain CSIRO-1 chromosome 4, CSIRO_AGI_Dcar_HiC_V3, whole genome shotgun sequence genome:
- the LOC132087909 gene encoding nuclear transcription factor Y subunit beta-like, with product MSAQWRTKLGRLLGVQLEQREPPGQVEHPEHLKQPPSSSSCDFASSSQFQKQLQKEQGPQQPKLQREAPLHPHQRLQQPLQQQEGVQSPHQHLPQRPLRQRPEQLQQPLRQQELQLLRLEAHLLHQQTKRLQRPLQQGLQQPHRELPQLRLDMERLEQPRQQELPRLSEPQWIQDSFVPAQVETAGHSGFAEQVWHGKV from the exons ATGTCGGCAC AGTGGCGTACCAAGCTGGGTCGACTACTCGGGGTTCAACTTGAACAGAGGGAGCCTCCAGGACAGGTGGAGCATCCAGAGCATCTGAAGCAAccgccttcttcttcttcttgcgatttcgcttcttcttctcagtTCCAGAAACAACTTCAGAAGGAACAGGGGCCTCAGCAGCCGAAGCTACAACGGGAGGCACCACTTCATCCTCATCAGCGGCTTCAACAACCTCTGCAGCAACAGGAAGGTGTTCAATCACCT CATCAACATCTTCCTCAACGGCCTCTACGTCAACGACCGGAGCAACTTCAACAACCTCTGCGACAGCAGGAACTTCAACTACTTCGTCTGGAAGCACATTTGCTGCACCAACAGACGAAGCGGCTTCAACGACCTCTGCAGCAAGGACTTCAACAGCCACATCGGGAACTTCCTCAACTGCGTCTTGACATGGAGCGTCTTGAACAGCCTCGGCAGCAGGAACTTCCACGACTTTCGGAGCCTCAATGGATACAGGACTCTTTCGTCCCAGCACAGGTCGAAACGGCTGGCCATAGTGGCTTTGCGGAACAGGTCTGGCACGGAAAGGTTTAG